A genomic stretch from Mycobacterium malmoense includes:
- a CDS encoding Maf family protein — protein sequence MTRVVLGSASPGRLKVLRQAGIDPLVVVSGVDEDLVTAGLGPDASPADVVCALAAAKAERVAGELDGTVAADCVVIGCDSMLYIDDRLCGKPQSVAAAVSQWRLMGGRSGQLHTGHCLLRLSDGAITHREAQSACTTVHFAALADADLQAYVASGEPLKVAGGFTLDGLGGWFVDGIDGDPSNVIGVSLPLLRSMLRRVGLSVAALWAAAGPGLSV from the coding sequence ATGACCCGCGTGGTGCTGGGGTCGGCCTCCCCGGGCCGCCTCAAGGTACTGCGCCAGGCCGGCATCGATCCGCTGGTCGTGGTGTCCGGCGTCGACGAGGACCTGGTCACCGCGGGTCTGGGACCGGACGCTTCGCCCGCTGACGTGGTCTGCGCCCTCGCGGCGGCCAAGGCCGAGCGGGTGGCCGGCGAGCTGGACGGCACGGTCGCGGCGGATTGCGTTGTCATCGGCTGTGATTCGATGCTCTACATCGACGACCGGCTGTGCGGCAAGCCACAATCCGTCGCCGCCGCCGTGAGCCAGTGGCGCCTGATGGGCGGCCGGTCCGGCCAGCTGCACACCGGACACTGCCTGCTGCGGCTGAGCGACGGCGCAATCACCCACCGAGAGGCCCAATCAGCCTGTACCACAGTGCATTTCGCCGCACTCGCCGACGCGGATCTGCAGGCATACGTCGCCAGCGGCGAACCGCTGAAGGTGGCGGGGGGTTTCACCCTCGACGGGCTGGGCGGCTGGTTCGTCGACGGGATCGACGGCGATCCGTCGAACGTGATCGGCGTGAGCCTGCCGCTGCTGCGGTCGATGTTGCGGCGGGTCGGGCTGTCGGTGGCCGCACTGTGGGCAGCGGCCGGGCCGGGGCTTTCGGTGTGA
- a CDS encoding acyl-CoA carboxylase subunit epsilon yields the protein MTDGSTVSTVTDEPHIQVLKGNPTDEELAALIAVLGSAGRAPEPAQPEQTRWGLPVDRLRYAISNYQRITLQERMHMRR from the coding sequence GTGACCGACGGGAGCACCGTGAGCACCGTGACCGACGAGCCGCACATCCAGGTACTCAAGGGAAATCCGACCGACGAGGAGTTGGCCGCGCTGATCGCCGTGCTGGGCAGCGCCGGCCGTGCGCCCGAGCCCGCGCAGCCCGAGCAGACCCGCTGGGGGCTCCCGGTCGACCGGCTGCGATACGCGATCTCCAACTACCAGCGGATCACCCTGCAGGAACGCATGCACATGCGGCGATGA